A segment of the Siphonobacter curvatus genome:
GGACAACGATGGTACGATCCCGAGGTAGACTTTCGTAGCTGTCAGACAATTCCGAGAGCGGAATAAGCTGACCACCGAGATGATCCAGTTCATACTCCTGAGGCTCCCGAACGTCGAGCAGAAGCAACGATTCATCCGCGTTCATTCGTGCGAGCCATTTCTCAACGGAAAGCTCCGGTATGATTTCCACGGGGGCGGACAACGCGGTAATACGCCGGTTTTCCGGATTCAACGCAAACGAAAAACTGGAAAATGAAAAGTTCAGGACGTTGAACGTCAGGATTATTCCGCTTAAAGGCTCACCAATTTCCGTAATCAGTTTGATGACTTCCGTCGCCATTAGGCAACCCGTTAAGCCCGGTAAAACGCCCAGGACGCCCACAATGCTACAGGCTTCCAGTTCACTAGGCTCCGGGTACAGGCAACGGTAGGTGGGACCGCCCTGGTAATTGAAGACGCTGACCTGCCCCTCAAATTTGTAAATCGAGCCAAAAATCAGCGGTTTGTTTAGTAGCACGCAGGCATCATTGACCAAGTACCGCGTAGCGAAATTATCGGAACCATCCACGACGAAATCGTAAGAAGCCAGAATCATTTCGGCGTTTTCAGGCATCAGGAAACAGGCATGAACAGTGTAGTCGAGATGTGGATTCTGCTGGTATAAAACCTCGGCCGCCACTTCGGCCTTATTACGACCCATGTGAGCGGTTGAAAACAGAATTTGTCGCTGAAGATTACTCAGTTCGACCGTATCCCCGTCGATGATGCCCAGCGTACCCACGCCCGCCGCTGTGAGGTATTGCAGTACGGGGCAACCCAATCCACCCGCCCCGACGACGGCCACACGGGCGTTTTTCAAGCGTTCCTGTCCAGCCAGACCCACTTCTGGCAGACGAATGTGGCGGCTGTATCGTTTGAGTTCGTCTTCGTTCATACAAAAGAAGGGTCCCAGTCTTTCCAGACGGGTACGTACCCCTGATTACGGATTACCGATGAAATTTGAGCGGGCGTACGTTCGTCCGAAATCTCGAACTGCTCCAGCGATTCCGGTTCGACGGCGTAGCCACCCGGATTGGTTTTTGATCCGGCACTCATACTCGTAATGCCAAGCTGGATGAGGTGATCGCGGAAGCGGGGCGTTTCCCGCGTAGAAAGTGAAAGCTCTACGTCTTCATTGAACAGCCGATACGCACAGATCAGCTGTACTAACTCACGGTCGCTCATGCAGGACTTGAAGCGGTGTACCTCATCCGTAAGCTGAATGGGGCGTAAGCGGGGAAACGAAATGCTGTACTTGCTTTGCCAATAGGTTTTCTGGAGATACTGCAGGTGCAGAGCCGTAAAAAAGCTATCCGCCCGCCAGTCTTCGAGGCCCAGCAGGGCTCCTAAACCCATTTTATGAATATTAGCTTTGCCCAGTCGGTCGGGCGTATCGAGTCGGTAGCGGAAGTTTGATTTCTTGCCCTTGGGATGGTGCGTTTTGTACGTTTCTTCGTGGTACGTTTCCTGATAAACCAGTACCGTATGCAGGCCTTCGGTAATGAGTGTTTTGTATTCCGGAAGATCCAAAGGCTGCACTTCCATCGAAATATGAGCGAACAAGGGACGAATCAGCCGAATAGCGTGCTGGATATACTCAACGCCTACGGTCTGATTGGCTTCGCCCGTGACCAGCAACACGTGGTCGTACCCAAGCTTTTTAATGGCCTGAGCTTCGATCAATATCTCCTCATCCGTCAGTGTTTTGCGGCGGATTTTATTATCCAGACTAAAGGCACAATACGTGCAGATGTTCTGACATTCGTTGGACAAATACAGCGGGGCATACATCTGGATCGTCTTGCCAAATCGTCGCTGTGTGAGCTGACGACTTTGCTGGGCCATTGGTTCCAGATACGGCAGAGCTGCGGGAGAAATCAACGCCTTGAAATCATCCAGACTGCGTTTGGACGTTTCCAGAGCCTGTTCGACCCGTTGTGGCGTGGTCTCCTGAATGTCACCAACGACCGTATCCCATGCATAGCGGTCAAACCAATCTTTAAACATACCAGAATCTGATTTACGGTCGGGCCCACAATAGGCCAACAACCGTAGTGAATGCTACGAATGAGAATTCTTACGAAAGCTCGTCCAGAAAAGCCGTCAGCGGACTGCTGGCCTGAGCCCAGGTAATGGGCTGGGCCAATTGGGCTTCGTAGGCCATGCGTCCGGCTTCAACGGCTCGTTTAAACGCCTGGGCCATGCGTACTGGGTCGGATGAGACGGCAATGGCGGTATTTACCAGTACGGCGTCGGCCCCGAGTTCCATCGCAGCAGCGGCGTGGGAGGGAGCTCCCAAACCAGCGTCTACGACCACGGGAACGGTACTTTGTTCGATGATGATTTCCAGGAAATCCAGCGTTCGCAGACCCTTGTTGGTACCAATGGGAGCCCCCAAAGGCATGACGGCGGCTACGCCTACTTCTTCCAGACGCTTACACAAAACGGGATCGGCATGGATATAAGGCAGCACAACAAAGCCCAATTTTACGAGTTCTTCCGCCGCCTTAAGTGTTTCAATAGGATCGGGAAGGAGGTATCGCGGATCGGGGTGAATTTCAAGTTTCAGCCAGTGGGTTTCCAGAGCTTCCCGGGCCATTTGGGCGGCAAATACGGCTTCTCGGGCCGTTCGAACACCCGAGGTATTCGGCAACAGATGGGCCGTCGGCAGGTGGGAAAGTAAATCATCCTCCTGCGTATGCGTAGCGTCCACTCGCTTGAGAGCTACCGTAATCAGCTCCGTACCCGAAGCGTGCAGAGCTTCCTGCATGAGGGAAGAAGACCCAAACTTGCCCGTTCCCGTGAAGAGGCGGGACGTGAAGGTTTTATCGGCGATGGTCAGCGATGGATTCATACAAAAGAGTTAAAAACAAACGGGTTTGTTCGGCGGGATCAGCCGCGGCAGAAACGGCTGAGGAAACGGCAATGCCGTGAACGCCCACCTGCCGCAGGAGTGGGACATCGGTTCGCGTAATTCCCCCAATGGCAATAACCGGAATGGAAATTCCTTGCTGTTGCAAAGCTTCCATGATGCCTTTGTATCCAGCGAGTCCCAGAATAGGGCTGAGCTTTTCTTTCGTGGTGGTAAAGCGATAGGGACCCAGACCGATGTAATCCGCTCCACTTTGGTAGTGCTGGACAATATCCTCGAGTGTATTGGCCGTTCCGCCAATAATTACCTCCGAACCTACTAACTTACGGGCCTGGGCAAGGGGCATATCTTCTTTGCCCAGGTGTACGCCGTCAGCCCCGATTTCTCCGGCCAGATGCGGATTGTCATTGATAATGAGGCGGGCACCGGAAGCCTGGCAAACGGCCAACGTTTCCTGAGCAATGGCTTTCCAGTCTTCGTACGGTTTGTTTTTCAGGCGAAGCTGAATCCAGTCGGCCCCCGCCGAGCAGGCCACTGCGGCCTGCTCGGGTTGGGTAACGATGTAGTGAAACGAACTAATGGTCATAGCGTATGAAAACCCAGCAGATACGGCGTGCTGGCCAGATAGCGGTTCATGTACTGACGGGTGGATCTGCCCGTTTCTGAAATCGATTGCCCTTTGGCTAGTCCAGCGGCTAGAGCCGAAGACAGTACGCAGCCGCTGCCGTGTTTCTCACCCTGCGGTAGGTGAGGAGCCGGATACGCGGCCAGTACTTCGCCTTCCCAAAGGAGATAATCCGTGACAGTTTCCTCCACGGGTTCAACGTGCCCTCCTTTCAGGTAAACCAAGCAGTACTGACTAAGCACCTTCGCCGCCTCCAGGGGCGAATCGATGCCGGTTAATTGCTGAGCTTCCCAGGCGTTGGGCGTCAGGATTCTCAGGCGTCGTAGTACCGTTTCAAGTGCTACGTATGGGCTTTCTGCGTGAAACGTGAATCCGGCCGAGGCTTTCAGAATGGGGTCCCAGATAATTTGTATACCCGGATTTTGCTGCAGGAGCCAACCCGTCAGTTGATCCAGTACGGCAAACGATTCGATCAGACCAACCTTCACAATTTCAATGGGATACCGTTCGAATAAGGGCTGACACTGGTCCAGAATCGTCGGCAACGGTACCCATTCCAAAGCCCGGAAATCCGCGTCGTGCTGCATGGTCAGGGCGGTACAGACGGACAGTCCGTACACCTGATTCAACTCAAAAACCTTTACATCAGCGAGGATTCCGGCTCCGGCACTGGGATCAAGTCCGGCAATGCTGAGGACGTACGGACGTTCGGTCTGAATCATAAATAGATTTCTCCACCCTGTTCGACAAATTCCTTCGCTTTGTGCTTCATTGCTTCGTCGAAGACTTGCTCGTGCTGTAACTGATTCTCTTCGGCGTACGCCCGTACTTCCTGCGTGATTTTCATCGAGCAGAAATGAGGGCCGCACATGGAGCAGAAGTGAGCGAGTTTGGCTCCTTCGGCGGGTAAGGTTTCGTCGTGGAATTCACGGGCCGTATCCGGGTCGAGCGAGAGATTAAACTGGTCAGCCCAGCGGAACTCAAATCGGGCTTTACTCAGGGCATTATCGCGATACTGAGCTCCCGGATGGCCTTTCGCTAGGTCGGCGGCGTGAGCGGCAATCTTATAGGTAATTACGCCGTCTTTTACGTCTTTCTTGTTGGGCAAGCCCAGGTGTTCTTTTGGTGTTACGTAACACAGCATGGCTGTACCGAACCAGCCAATCATGGCGGCTCCGATACCGGACGTAATGTGGTCATAGCCCGGAGCAATGTCCGTCGTGAGCGGGCCCAGGGTGTAGAAGGGAGCTTCCTGGCAGTGTTCCAGCTGCTTGTCCATGTTCTCCTTGATGAGGTGCATGGGTACGTGGCCGGGACCTTCGATCATAACCTGCACGTCGTGTTTCCAGGCAATTTTCGTGAGTTCACCCAGGGTTTCGAGTTCGGCAAACTGGGCGGCATCGTTGGCATCGGCAATGGAGCCGGGACGCAGGCCATCACCGAGGGAGAAGCACACGTCGTACGCCTTCATGATTTCGCAGATTTCCTCAAAATGCGTATACAGGAAGTTTTCTTTATGATGAGCTAAACACCACTTTGCGAGGATACTACCGCCCCGTGAAACGATACCCGTGACACGCCGGGCCGTCAGCGGAATGTACCGTAACAAAACACCGGCGTGGATGGTAAAATAGTCCACGCCTTGTTCGGCCTGTTCGATGAGCGTATCCCGGAAAATCTCCCAGGTCAGGTCTTCCGCCTTGCCGTTTACCTTTTCCAGAGCCTGATAAATGGGTACAGTCCCCACGGGTACGGGACAGTTGCGGATGATCCATTCGCGGGTTTCGTGAATGTTCTTACCCGTCGATAAATCCATTAGGGTGTCGCCACCCCAGCGGCAGCTCCATACGGCTTTTTCGACTTCTTCTTCAATGCTGGAAGTCACCACGGAGTTACCAATGTTGGTATTGATTTTCACCAGAAAATTGCGGCCAATGATCATGGGTTCGCTTTCTGGGTGGTTGATATTGGAAGGAATGACGGCCCGTCCAGCGGCTACTTCCTGACGAACGAACTCCGGTGTAATGAGCTTTTTAGGCGTGTTGGCTCCGAAACTCTGACCCGGATGCTGGTGACTCAGCGATGCAGACTGTTCCTCAATTCGCTGATTTTCCCGAATAGCAATGTATTCCATTTCGGGGGTGATGATGCCTTTGCGGGCGTAGTGTAGCTGGCTAACGTTTTGGCCTGCTCTAGCCCGTAACGGCAAGCGAATGTGGTCAAACCGGAGTGAATCCAGACTACGGTTGGCCATGCGTTCACGGCAGTATTCGGAAGAGAAATCAGACAGTTGTTCAACATCGCCGCGTTCCTGAATCCAGTTTTCGCGTAAGCGGGGCAATCCTTTTTTCAGGTCAATCGACACCTCAGGGTCGGTGTACGGGCCGCTGGTATCGTAGACGGTGACGGGAGCATTGGGTTGACGGACTTCCTTGTCTCCGATATAGCTGATGGTATACGAAAGGGTAATCTCCCGCATGGCTACGCGAATGTCGTGCAGGATTCCGGGGACGTAAATCTTCCGGGAGCCAGTAAGGGGTTCCCGCGTGATGGTCTGAGGCGTTGGCAGTTTTTCGTTTTTCATGTTAACCTCCCTGAGTGGCTTGAAGAATGGTGATTTTCTCGTTTTCGGATACGATGAATTGGTCCCAGGTAAGACGGGGAACAATGGCGTTGTTGACGGCAACGGCGATGCCTTTTTTCTCGGCAAGCTCCAGTTGCGTCAGCAGCGAACGTAAAGACACGGCGTCTTTCGTCTGAACGGCTTGGTTGTTGACAAATACGGTCATGGGACGTTTCATGTCGCATGAAAGCACAAGCCAGTAGGGGGAGACGTAACGAGTGAAGAAGTACGAAAACAGCCGTAGTGACGGACGTTTTCCCGGAAAGAAATGATTCCTTACTTTTCCCTACGCAGGTCCTAACCTGGTCAGGTTCAAAGGGTATGTCTCAGCCCGAAACAACGGGCACCCCTAAAGTTTGGCTTTTCAGCAAGGCAAAGGTAAAAAGACTTGGGCGTTTACCTAGGAAAATCAGTTTTAAGTTTTCGGTTTGCCGTTTTCAGCGACCGCCGCTGCGGTTTCCGGTGAAGTAAATCCGATAAAGTTATCGGGACGCGTTGTCCGTAGCATTTGCTACGGACGCAAAAATTGGTAGGCTAAGCCTACCGGGCTGGCTGATTCACGTATGAAATACGGAGCTAATCACATTGAAACTCTCCGGGGTTGGCAAGTCTGGATTGAAGTGGCTCTTTCGGATTTGGGTCTGGAAAGGATTTGTAATCCCATGCCTTACAAATGCACAGAAGGCGGATTCCGGGTTACAAATCTGCAACAGCGAATGTAGCGAAGTAGGAGGGTGCCAGAGGCAAACCGGTAAAAAACAAAAAGCCCTGATCAGATTATCCTGATCAGGGCTTTTTAGGAGGGATCGAAGCTTATTCGCCTACGATTACGAATTTCACTTTGTGCTTCACTTCTTTGTGGAGGTCAAGCGTAGCGGTGTATTCGCCGAGTGATTTTACTTCAGAATCCAGCGTGATTTTCTTACGATCTACGTCAAATCCTTTCGTTTTCAGCGTGTCAGAGATTTGCGTGTTCGTTACACGACCGAAGATGCGTCCGCTCTCACCTACTTTAGCAGGGATTTCCAGCGTCAGATCGCCGATTGCTGCGGCTAAATCTTCAGCATCTTTCTTCAGCTTTTCAGCTTTGTGAGCGGCTTGCTTGATGTTTTCAGCCAGTACTTTTTTGTTGGTTTCGCTGGCCATTACCGCGAAGCCTTGGGGAATCAGGTAGTTACGTCCGTAGCCAGGTTTAACCGTTACCAGATCGTTTTTATAACCCAATCCCGCGATATCGGTTTTGAGAATAACTTCCATTTCTTTCGTAAATGAGTTTAAATAAGTTTTCTGTTTACAGTTTTGAGTTGTTCGTTAAAATCAGGAACGACAACCAAAAACGGAAACCTACTTCAGTGAATCGCCAACGTAAGGTAACAAGGCAATGTGACGAGCACGTTTCACAGCCTGAGCCACTTTGCGTTGATTTTTGAGCGAAGTACCCGTCAGACGGCG
Coding sequences within it:
- the moeB gene encoding molybdopterin-synthase adenylyltransferase MoeB is translated as MNEDELKRYSRHIRLPEVGLAGQERLKNARVAVVGAGGLGCPVLQYLTAAGVGTLGIIDGDTVELSNLQRQILFSTAHMGRNKAEVAAEVLYQQNPHLDYTVHACFLMPENAEMILASYDFVVDGSDNFATRYLVNDACVLLNKPLIFGSIYKFEGQVSVFNYQGGPTYRCLYPEPSELEACSIVGVLGVLPGLTGCLMATEVIKLITEIGEPLSGIILTFNVLNFSFSSFSFALNPENRRITALSAPVEIIPELSVEKWLARMNADESLLLLDVREPQEYELDHLGGQLIPLSELSDSYESLPRDRTIVVHCQSGVRSKKAVQFLQDKGFTRVYSLRGGIQAVRDSANLTFQFP
- the thiC gene encoding phosphomethylpyrimidine synthase ThiC translates to MKNEKLPTPQTITREPLTGSRKIYVPGILHDIRVAMREITLSYTISYIGDKEVRQPNAPVTVYDTSGPYTDPEVSIDLKKGLPRLRENWIQERGDVEQLSDFSSEYCRERMANRSLDSLRFDHIRLPLRARAGQNVSQLHYARKGIITPEMEYIAIRENQRIEEQSASLSHQHPGQSFGANTPKKLITPEFVRQEVAAGRAVIPSNINHPESEPMIIGRNFLVKINTNIGNSVVTSSIEEEVEKAVWSCRWGGDTLMDLSTGKNIHETREWIIRNCPVPVGTVPIYQALEKVNGKAEDLTWEIFRDTLIEQAEQGVDYFTIHAGVLLRYIPLTARRVTGIVSRGGSILAKWCLAHHKENFLYTHFEEICEIMKAYDVCFSLGDGLRPGSIADANDAAQFAELETLGELTKIAWKHDVQVMIEGPGHVPMHLIKENMDKQLEHCQEAPFYTLGPLTTDIAPGYDHITSGIGAAMIGWFGTAMLCYVTPKEHLGLPNKKDVKDGVITYKIAAHAADLAKGHPGAQYRDNALSKARFEFRWADQFNLSLDPDTAREFHDETLPAEGAKLAHFCSMCGPHFCSMKITQEVRAYAEENQLQHEQVFDEAMKHKAKEFVEQGGEIYL
- the thiS gene encoding sulfur carrier protein ThiS, whose protein sequence is MKRPMTVFVNNQAVQTKDAVSLRSLLTQLELAEKKGIAVAVNNAIVPRLTWDQFIVSENEKITILQATQGG
- a CDS encoding hydroxymethylpyrimidine/phosphomethylpyrimidine kinase, translated to MIQTERPYVLSIAGLDPSAGAGILADVKVFELNQVYGLSVCTALTMQHDADFRALEWVPLPTILDQCQPLFERYPIEIVKVGLIESFAVLDQLTGWLLQQNPGIQIIWDPILKASAGFTFHAESPYVALETVLRRLRILTPNAWEAQQLTGIDSPLEAAKVLSQYCLVYLKGGHVEPVEETVTDYLLWEGEVLAAYPAPHLPQGEKHGSGCVLSSALAAGLAKGQSISETGRSTRQYMNRYLASTPYLLGFHTL
- the rplI gene encoding 50S ribosomal protein L9 → MEVILKTDIAGLGYKNDLVTVKPGYGRNYLIPQGFAVMASETNKKVLAENIKQAAHKAEKLKKDAEDLAAAIGDLTLEIPAKVGESGRIFGRVTNTQISDTLKTKGFDVDRKKITLDSEVKSLGEYTATLDLHKEVKHKVKFVIVGE
- a CDS encoding thiamine phosphate synthase, coding for MTISSFHYIVTQPEQAAVACSAGADWIQLRLKNKPYEDWKAIAQETLAVCQASGARLIINDNPHLAGEIGADGVHLGKEDMPLAQARKLVGSEVIIGGTANTLEDIVQHYQSGADYIGLGPYRFTTTKEKLSPILGLAGYKGIMEALQQQGISIPVIAIGGITRTDVPLLRQVGVHGIAVSSAVSAAADPAEQTRLFLTLLYESIADHRR
- the thiH gene encoding 2-iminoacetate synthase ThiH; this encodes MFKDWFDRYAWDTVVGDIQETTPQRVEQALETSKRSLDDFKALISPAALPYLEPMAQQSRQLTQRRFGKTIQMYAPLYLSNECQNICTYCAFSLDNKIRRKTLTDEEILIEAQAIKKLGYDHVLLVTGEANQTVGVEYIQHAIRLIRPLFAHISMEVQPLDLPEYKTLITEGLHTVLVYQETYHEETYKTHHPKGKKSNFRYRLDTPDRLGKANIHKMGLGALLGLEDWRADSFFTALHLQYLQKTYWQSKYSISFPRLRPIQLTDEVHRFKSCMSDRELVQLICAYRLFNEDVELSLSTRETPRFRDHLIQLGITSMSAGSKTNPGGYAVEPESLEQFEISDERTPAQISSVIRNQGYVPVWKDWDPSFV
- a CDS encoding thiazole synthase — translated: MNPSLTIADKTFTSRLFTGTGKFGSSSLMQEALHASGTELITVALKRVDATHTQEDDLLSHLPTAHLLPNTSGVRTAREAVFAAQMAREALETHWLKLEIHPDPRYLLPDPIETLKAAEELVKLGFVVLPYIHADPVLCKRLEEVGVAAVMPLGAPIGTNKGLRTLDFLEIIIEQSTVPVVVDAGLGAPSHAAAAMELGADAVLVNTAIAVSSDPVRMAQAFKRAVEAGRMAYEAQLAQPITWAQASSPLTAFLDELS